Within SAR202 cluster bacterium, the genomic segment CGTGGGAGCAGGTATGGCCGATGGATTGGCCCGCGTCACCCAGAAACCGTCCTATATGAGCTTTCACATATCCGTTGGCGTGACCAACAGCATCGCCGTCATGTACAACTCGTGGCGAGGCGGCACGCCCATGGTCATTACTGCCGGCCAGGCCTCCGCTCAGCTCCTCAACCACAGCCCCACGTTGTGGTCCAACATGGTCAACGTCATGAAGGAGTACACCAAGTGGGCGGGCGAGGTAACGACGCCCCAGGACGTGGCGCCGATTATTCGACGCGCCTTCAAAGTCGCCAGCACGCCGCCGACGGGGCCTGTCTTCGTCGATTTTGCCTGGGAGTCGCTGAACGGCGAGGCCGACGTGGACATCAACCCGTCGATAGGCGGCTACTATCGCGTGCGCCCTGACAAGGACGCCCTCCAGGCTGCCGCGCGAAAGCTGGCTGGGGCCAAGAAGCCCCTCATGCTCATCGGCGACCGCGTGTCGCAATCGCCCGGCGCGCCCTATGAGGTCGCGAAAATCGCTGCCCGTCTAGGCGCGCCCATCTTCGCCACCAGCTTCTCGGAGGTCCACGTCCCCGCCTCCGACCCCCACTACCTGGGCGCCTTCGACACCTCCTGGCTGCCGCTGTCGCTAAAGCGCCGCTTCGACGAGGCCGATGCCATCCTCGCCATCGGCACCGACGTGCTTATTACCACCATGATCACCCCCGAGCCGCCCTTCAGCGGCAAGCCTAAAATCATCCACCTGGACTGCGACGACTGGGCTATCCAGCGCTCCTATCCCGTGGCTGGCGCCGTCCTGGGCGATATCAAGACGTCGCTGGAGGAACTGGGCCTGGCCCTCGATGACATCATGACCGGCGCGGCTAAGTCGGCGGCTGGCGAGCGGAACAAGGCCGTGGCCGAGGAGAAGCGCCGCCGCAAGGAGGCCTTCCAGGCACGAGTCAAGGCTAGCTGGAACAACCGCCCCATGTCGCCGGAGCGGTGGGCCCACGAGATGAGCAAGGTTATCGCCCCCGACGTCCTGGTCTGCGACGACTCGATTACCAACCGCGGCCCCCTGCTCCAGGCCGTCGATTTCGACAAGCCGGGCACCCTGGTGGGTGGCCGGGGCGGCAGCCTTGGCTTCGGCATGGGCGCCACCATGGGGATGAAGCTGGCGGCGCCGGACAAGGCCGTCCTGGGCGTCATCGGCGACGGCACCGCCATGTTCGCCATTCAGGCCCTATGGACCGGCGTGGAGTACAACATCCCCGTCACCTGGGTCTTCTGCAACAACCGGAGCTATAAGGTGCTGCGCGAGAACATGGTCAAGTATCTTGTAGGCACCGAGCGACAGAGCGAGTTCATCGGCATGAACTTTTACGAGAACCCGCTGGACTTTGTGAAGCTGGGCAACGCCTTTGGGGTGGAGGGGATACGGGTGGAGGACCCGGAGAAGCTGGCGCCGGCGGTCCGCAAGGCCCTGGACAGCGGCAAGCCCTACGTGGTGGACGCCATCATTGACGACAAGTTTGACGAGCGCAAGTACGCCGAGGACTGGGGCCAGTGGTGGGTGGGGAGGAGTAAAGCGGGGGGTTAGGAACAGAATGACTAAAAGGCCGAACTAGGTGATCACGCAACAGGAATTGACATTTCAGGCATGGTAAGATGACTCGAGTTAACGAAAATAGGTAGTAATAACTGAGGATTTTGAGGGAGGGGAATGAACTTCATCCTTCCGAAGATTGTAGTTAGTCCACTTGCACGAGGGCTTAAGGTAAATCCAGGCGTACAAATAGAACAAACGTACGCTGATGGAGGTATTTCTGCAAGCCTTTAGGGGCTTACAAGAGACAGGTTATGGACCGCATTCAGACGGTTAATATTGAACGGATAGAGTGGGCATGCCAACAGTATGGCATAACCCACGCTCAGCTAGCGGCGAGCGTGGGTGTGCCTGAATCCACAATCAACCGCTTATTCGCTGGCAACGGCATTACCTTCAATAATCTTCAGAAGATAGCTGAGTTTTTTGGACATGGGGTGCTGTTCTTTGTCGAGCAAGGATCAGTCGACGCAACCGCTGTATACACGCCACAGTTCCGAACGATTTTGAATAGGAAGCCAAACCTGAGTGCAAAGTTGCGAAGATTTGTTCGTGGGGTCGAGAAGCAGCGTGAAGCCTACCTTGCCTTGCAAGAAGCAATTTCCGAACCCGGCGCTGCGTTTACCCCCCCTGACATAGCCGGTCTGCCAAACGGCCCCCAAATTGTCCGTGACTGGTTGAACCTCTCGACAGACAACAACTTTAGCACCACTCGCACAAAGATTGAGGAGAAAGGGGTTCTAGTCTTCCTGAGTAACGGTTACAACGGGAAGTGGCAGATACCAAAGGATGAACCTATTTTGGGATTCTCTATATACCACAACTATTACCCAGTAATTGTTGTAAAAAAGGAATCCGAACAGCGGCAACTATTTACTCTGATGCATGAGTTGGCACATCTCTTAATCCATAAGACGAGCTGGGTAGACGACAGGTTTGATTTGGAGTCTTACACAGGGCAAGAGCAGGTCGCCAATGCTCTTGCGGGGCGCGTGCTTGTACCAGACGCGGTACTAGGTCGCATAAATGACCAGGAAAGACCTACAAATGTCGCTGAATACGACGAATGGCTGGCTGATATACGCCAAGAGCGTGGTGTAAGTGGCGAGGTAATCCTCCGTAGGTTGCTTGATAGCGGTCGGCTATTACAGGAGAACTACACCGCATATCGGCAATGGAAATCGGCCGTTGCTTGGGAGCAAAAGGAAGGCGGAAACCGGTCGTACCGCTACCGTGAACCTATCCATATGTTCGGGGATGGATTTGTCCGCACCGTTTTTGAGGCATTGCAGGCTAAAGAGATTACGCTGACGAAGGCAAGCGGTTATCTCGACAATCTTCGGATTCAAGATGTCCATGAACTAGAGAGATACTGCTGTGCACATGTTTGACGCTTCATCCGCCATCCATGGATGGGATAACTATCCATTGGCCCAATTTCCGCGCCTCTGGGATTGGCTAGGAAACCAAATTGGTGCTCAACAAGTCCAACTTTCTGAAACCGCATATAAGGAAGTTTGCGCTAAGCAACCAGTGTGTAGGAATTGGCTAAGAGATCAGAATGTGACTACTGTAGGGAATACTCCAGCGATTGTCCAAGAAGCGTTAAACATAAAACCCCTGCTTTGTATCGTTGGAGACAACTACCACCAAGATGGTGTTGGCGAAAACGACCTTCTCATCATCGCCTCTGCAAAAATCAACGGAGCGACTCTTGTCTCCGATGAAAAGAAGCAACCGTTTCTGCCAGGCGACCTTAGGCGATACAAGATTCCCGCAGTTTGCGCTCGCCTTAATGCGCCAGTACCCTGCCAAAGTTTCCTTGAGTACATCGTATCCTCGCGACAGGTATTCTAGCTGGTTTTCGTTTACTAGAACTTACGGGACATTTGCCAAGAGCTATGCCCACCTCCCTCATTCGCGCCAAATACGTCATCACCCGCGTCACCGGTCCCGACTCCGCCCGCGTCATCACCGACGGCGCGGTGTATCAGGAGGACGGCGTTATCCGCGAGGTAGGTGACTACCGCGACCTCCGCGCCCGGCACCCCGACTCCGAGGTCCTCGGCTCCACACGGCACCTCCTCATGCCCGGCCTGGTCAACGACCACGACCACGTCGGCTTTTCCGCGGTGCAGTTGGGCGTGCCGCACCTGCCCCTAGAGCTGTCCGGCCTGGCGCGATTCGGCGCGCGGGAGCTGGACCCGTATCTCGAACACCTGTGGGGCGCTGTGCAAATGATCGAAAGCGGCACCACCGCCGTCCAGATCATGTACACCCCCGGCCGCGGCGCCGCGCCCATCGACCCCGTCACCACAGACAAGGTTATCCGCGCTTACCAGGACGCCGGCCTCCGCCTGGCCTACGCCCCCAACCTCCAGGACCAGAACTCGCTGGTGGCGAGCCCCAAGGGCGGCGAGAAGGAGTTCGCTGCGTCGCTGCCGCCTGACGTAGGCAAGCGCTTTTCCGATTTCATGGCCCGCAGCTACGTGCCGCTGGATGAAGTACTGTCTCTATCTGAAGGCCTCTTCAAGAAGTACAACGGCGCCTCTGGCGGACGAGTCATCGTCAACACCGCTCCCACCAACGTGCAGCGCTGCTCCGACGATATGATCGTGGGCCTTAAGCGCCTCTCCCATAAATACAAGACCACCAGCCACATCCACCTCCTGGAGACCGTCTATCAAAAGCGGTTCGGCCATCGAATCTACGGTACTTCGGCGGTAAAGCACCTCCAGGACATCGGCTTCCTGGGGCCCGACGCCGTCTGCGGCCACACCGTCTGGGCGACGGACGACGACATCGCCATTTTGAAATCGACGGGCGCCAGCGTGTGCCACAACGCCAGCTCCAACTTCCGCCTGCGCTCGGGCATCGCGCCGGTGCATCGATTTGTCCAGGAGGGCGTACGCGTCGCCATCGGCACCGACGACATGGGCCTCAATGACGACAAGGACATGTTCCAGGAGATGCGGCTGGTGCTGAAGCTGCATCGACTGCCCGGTGTGGACTTCACGCCTTTGACCACCTTCCAGGTCCTCGAGATGGCCACCACCAACGGCGCCTATTGCAGCGGCTTCGGCGGCAAAATCGGCGCCTTGGAGCCGGGTATGCGGGCCGACATGACGCTGGTGGATCTGTCGCGCCTTGACCAGCCCTACCTCAACCCCGACACCCCCATCGTCGAGGCCCTGGTGCAGCGGGCGCGGGGCGTGGACGTGGATACGGTAATAGTCGACGGGGAGGTGCTGATGAAGGGCCGCCGCCTCACGACTATCGACAAAAAGGCGCTTTTGAAGGACATCCACCAGGCCTTAGACCGGCCTCTGACCGAGCGGGAGTTGGAGCGCAAGGCGTTGGGCCATGCGGTGTCGCCGCATCTCAAGGCGTTCTACAGCAAGGCCATGGGGGACCTGGGCGCGCCCCACTCGCAATACAACTCGCGAGGCTAACTCCATCCACCCCAACGCGTAACCTGCCGCCCGTAGGCCCTTCCGCGCGTAATGGCACGAAAGGCCAGGTGGCGCTAGGGCTGCAGCCGTCTTATTATAATATGCCGCCAGGGCTCACATCCCCATTATGTCAGACCTTGGCGGCGACTTCGCCACGGGGGGGGGGGGGATTCATGGCCTTCATCGACTATCTGGCCAAATCTAGTTTGTTCCACGGGCTTCCTGAGGAATATCTGAATTGGCTAACCCCCTGCTGTCGGGAAAAATTCTTTCAGCAGCACCACCAGCTTTTTAAGGAAGGCGACGTAGCTGATACGCTGTATGTGATAACGTCCGGCCAGGTGGTGCTGGAAATGACGGTTACGAGTTCCCTGCGGCATTTCAAGGAGACTATCGCCATTACTTCTGTGGGCCCGCCGCATCCCATAGCCGAAAGGGCGTTAGTAGCCCCGTATCGATATGCCTTCTCCGCCAGGGCGGTATTGGACA encodes:
- a CDS encoding ImmA/IrrE family metallo-endopeptidase: MDRIQTVNIERIEWACQQYGITHAQLAASVGVPESTINRLFAGNGITFNNLQKIAEFFGHGVLFFVEQGSVDATAVYTPQFRTILNRKPNLSAKLRRFVRGVEKQREAYLALQEAISEPGAAFTPPDIAGLPNGPQIVRDWLNLSTDNNFSTTRTKIEEKGVLVFLSNGYNGKWQIPKDEPILGFSIYHNYYPVIVVKKESEQRQLFTLMHELAHLLIHKTSWVDDRFDLESYTGQEQVANALAGRVLVPDAVLGRINDQERPTNVAEYDEWLADIRQERGVSGEVILRRLLDSGRLLQENYTAYRQWKSAVAWEQKEGGNRSYRYREPIHMFGDGFVRTVFEALQAKEITLTKASGYLDNLRIQDVHELERYCCAHV
- a CDS encoding thiamine pyrophosphate-binding protein, translating into MPRMTGKRALVEMLRAEGVKYVFGNPGTTELPFIDAIQDAKDIKYINTLFEGVGAGMADGLARVTQKPSYMSFHISVGVTNSIAVMYNSWRGGTPMVITAGQASAQLLNHSPTLWSNMVNVMKEYTKWAGEVTTPQDVAPIIRRAFKVASTPPTGPVFVDFAWESLNGEADVDINPSIGGYYRVRPDKDALQAAARKLAGAKKPLMLIGDRVSQSPGAPYEVAKIAARLGAPIFATSFSEVHVPASDPHYLGAFDTSWLPLSLKRRFDEADAILAIGTDVLITTMITPEPPFSGKPKIIHLDCDDWAIQRSYPVAGAVLGDIKTSLEELGLALDDIMTGAAKSAAGERNKAVAEEKRRRKEAFQARVKASWNNRPMSPERWAHEMSKVIAPDVLVCDDSITNRGPLLQAVDFDKPGTLVGGRGGSLGFGMGATMGMKLAAPDKAVLGVIGDGTAMFAIQALWTGVEYNIPVTWVFCNNRSYKVLRENMVKYLVGTERQSEFIGMNFYENPLDFVKLGNAFGVEGIRVEDPEKLAPAVRKALDSGKPYVVDAIIDDKFDERKYAEDWGQWWVGRSKAGG
- a CDS encoding amidohydrolase family protein → MPRAMPTSLIRAKYVITRVTGPDSARVITDGAVYQEDGVIREVGDYRDLRARHPDSEVLGSTRHLLMPGLVNDHDHVGFSAVQLGVPHLPLELSGLARFGARELDPYLEHLWGAVQMIESGTTAVQIMYTPGRGAAPIDPVTTDKVIRAYQDAGLRLAYAPNLQDQNSLVASPKGGEKEFAASLPPDVGKRFSDFMARSYVPLDEVLSLSEGLFKKYNGASGGRVIVNTAPTNVQRCSDDMIVGLKRLSHKYKTTSHIHLLETVYQKRFGHRIYGTSAVKHLQDIGFLGPDAVCGHTVWATDDDIAILKSTGASVCHNASSNFRLRSGIAPVHRFVQEGVRVAIGTDDMGLNDDKDMFQEMRLVLKLHRLPGVDFTPLTTFQVLEMATTNGAYCSGFGGKIGALEPGMRADMTLVDLSRLDQPYLNPDTPIVEALVQRARGVDVDTVIVDGEVLMKGRRLTTIDKKALLKDIHQALDRPLTERELERKALGHAVSPHLKAFYSKAMGDLGAPHSQYNSRG
- a CDS encoding cyclic nucleotide-binding domain-containing protein, with the translated sequence MPPGLTSPLCQTLAATSPRGGGGFMAFIDYLAKSSLFHGLPEEYLNWLTPCCREKFFQQHHQLFKEGDVADTLYVITSGQVVLEMTVTSSLRHFKETIAITSVGPPHPIAERALVAPYRYAFSARAVLDTSCVAIDCVGLRERMDSDHYLGSVIRKNLLQILSERLQQTREVLAYERATRLI
- a CDS encoding DUF4411 family protein is translated as MFDASSAIHGWDNYPLAQFPRLWDWLGNQIGAQQVQLSETAYKEVCAKQPVCRNWLRDQNVTTVGNTPAIVQEALNIKPLLCIVGDNYHQDGVGENDLLIIASAKINGATLVSDEKKQPFLPGDLRRYKIPAVCARLNAPVPCQSFLEYIVSSRQVF